One part of the Anaerolineales bacterium genome encodes these proteins:
- a CDS encoding TIGR03663 family protein, protein MAKERNSSQESWLDRPLFGNRRFTWEYAVVALLLLAAVVTRFHMLGERVMSHDETTHVYFSWQLFKGQGYQHHPLSHGPIQFHMLALSYFLFGDNDFTARAPQALFGVAVVFFVWWAFRRYLGRTAALLASFFFLISPYVMYYSRYARNEIFVTLFGLVMLWAILRYLDTGLHKYIYIAVAAISLHFTSKETSFIYLAQALIFLGLVFLWRIAPRRWNGDRTRLIFFVTLVLSVLLFLLAIGAQIEASQSGASVISATEVEAPVVATDTAPVEFNSPLSATTIILGGVGALSLVTALVALFLGYGLPRLRQERAFSLMALLFSLTLPHLAAFPIRWLHHDPMAYQDTSNLIFITGVVVVLVLLSAGLGFIINGRVWLISNAVFYAIFVPFYTTIFSNGVGFFSGLVGSLGYWLEQQAVERGNQPGYYYWGVQIPVYEFLAAAGSLLAAVMGLRSLPRLRATEPGQDTENRDLLPHESHRMALVLFAFWAVSALAAYTIAGERMPWLTLHIAIPMLLLAAWAVARLIAGVQWARFTAHNGWLLLGSLALTLVALFNVLGSLWGTQPPFQGNELAQLQATYHFLFFFITLALGAYGIFHYGLMNEWSGKQISKVAALVVFAALAALTLRISLRANFRNYDLATEYLVYAHMAPGPKVAMNQIEEISRRTTDTLDIQVAYDNETSYPFWWYLRNYPNQRYYADQPSRDLRQFPVIIVGDTNYGKIEPIVGQSYYMFEYMRIWWPNQDYFDFTRSSIGYRFTSETGQPVTDMNTGEYLRRVAIRLWEYVGDAQMRQSLWNIWLNSDFTSYLEGKGQNPSLEAWSPGRTMRVYIRKDVAAQIWDYGVQGVTSEDVLADPYEGKGRALAPQFTIGGFGSEPGQFIAPRNAAVAPDGTLYVADTGNHRIQRLAPDGSVLSVWGSFGDVASGNLDGGVFNEPWSVAVSPDGQSVYVADTWNHRLQQFTADGQFVRTWGYFGQDESAGALWGPRDVIVLSDGNVVVTDTGNKRLRMYDAQGNHVADYGEFGFEPGQFDEPVGLAYDAALERVYVADTWNQRVQVLEYRDGRFIPITQWEIAGWYGQSLTNKPYLSVGKGSQVFIADPEAGRVLVYNSDGTLAYFFGGYDQEAANILVAQGAAADPNGGVWVVDSQNATIMWFPEQ, encoded by the coding sequence ATGGCCAAAGAACGAAATTCCTCCCAAGAAAGCTGGCTGGACCGACCCCTGTTTGGCAACCGGCGCTTTACCTGGGAATACGCCGTTGTGGCGCTGCTGTTACTCGCAGCGGTCGTCACCCGCTTCCACATGTTGGGCGAGCGCGTGATGAGCCACGACGAGACCACCCATGTGTATTTCTCGTGGCAACTATTCAAGGGCCAGGGCTACCAGCATCACCCCCTCAGCCACGGGCCAATCCAGTTTCACATGCTGGCTCTGAGCTATTTCCTGTTTGGCGATAATGACTTCACCGCCCGCGCTCCGCAAGCCTTGTTCGGCGTGGCCGTGGTTTTCTTTGTATGGTGGGCCTTCCGCCGCTATCTTGGGCGCACCGCTGCGTTATTGGCTTCGTTCTTCTTCCTTATTTCGCCGTATGTGATGTACTACAGCCGCTACGCGCGCAATGAGATCTTTGTGACCCTGTTCGGCCTGGTTATGCTGTGGGCCATCCTGCGCTACTTGGATACTGGCCTGCACAAGTACATCTATATAGCCGTTGCCGCCATATCGCTACACTTCACTTCTAAAGAGACCTCCTTCATATATCTTGCCCAAGCGCTGATCTTCTTAGGGCTGGTCTTCCTGTGGCGAATTGCGCCGCGCCGATGGAACGGCGACAGAACCCGCTTGATATTCTTCGTTACGCTTGTGCTCAGTGTGCTACTCTTCCTGCTCGCCATCGGCGCACAGATCGAGGCCAGCCAAAGCGGCGCAAGCGTCATCAGCGCCACCGAGGTGGAAGCCCCGGTGGTGGCCACCGATACCGCGCCGGTCGAGTTCAACTCGCCGCTTTCGGCTACCACCATCATCCTGGGTGGGGTCGGTGCGCTGTCGCTTGTCACCGCGCTGGTGGCGCTATTCCTCGGCTACGGGCTACCGCGCCTACGCCAGGAGCGTGCCTTCAGCCTGATGGCACTGCTGTTCTCACTGACGTTGCCCCACCTGGCCGCCTTCCCTATCCGCTGGCTGCACCATGACCCCATGGCCTATCAGGATACGAGCAATCTCATTTTCATCACCGGCGTGGTGGTTGTGCTGGTGCTGCTCTCCGCCGGGCTGGGTTTCATCATCAACGGCCGCGTGTGGCTCATCAGCAATGCGGTGTTCTACGCCATCTTTGTGCCCTTCTACACCACCATTTTCAGCAACGGCGTGGGCTTTTTCTCCGGACTAGTAGGATCGTTGGGCTACTGGCTTGAGCAGCAGGCCGTGGAGCGTGGCAATCAGCCAGGCTACTACTACTGGGGCGTGCAGATCCCTGTTTACGAGTTCCTGGCCGCGGCTGGCAGCCTTCTGGCCGCGGTGATGGGCCTGCGCAGCCTGCCGCGCCTGCGCGCCACCGAGCCAGGGCAAGACACGGAGAACCGCGACCTGCTGCCGCACGAGAGCCACCGCATGGCCCTGGTGCTCTTCGCTTTCTGGGCCGTCTCGGCCCTGGCAGCCTACACCATCGCCGGCGAACGCATGCCTTGGCTCACCCTGCACATCGCTATCCCGATGCTGCTGCTGGCCGCCTGGGCGGTGGCTCGTCTGATTGCAGGTGTGCAATGGGCACGCTTTACCGCTCACAACGGCTGGCTGCTGCTCGGCTCACTGGCGCTCACCTTGGTCGCGCTCTTCAATGTGCTGGGGTCTCTGTGGGGCACGCAACCACCCTTCCAAGGCAATGAGCTTGCCCAGCTTCAAGCCACCTATCATTTTCTGTTCTTCTTCATCACGCTGGCGCTGGGCGCCTACGGCATCTTTCACTATGGGCTGATGAACGAATGGAGCGGCAAGCAGATCAGCAAGGTGGCTGCTTTGGTGGTGTTCGCGGCCCTGGCCGCGCTGACCCTGCGCATTTCGCTGCGTGCCAACTTCCGCAATTACGATCTGGCCACCGAGTATCTGGTCTACGCCCACATGGCGCCTGGCCCCAAGGTGGCCATGAACCAGATCGAAGAGATTTCGCGCCGCACCACCGACACGCTGGATATCCAAGTCGCCTACGATAACGAGACCTCATACCCCTTCTGGTGGTACCTGCGCAACTATCCCAACCAGCGCTACTACGCAGACCAGCCCAGCCGTGATCTGCGCCAGTTCCCGGTCATCATCGTGGGCGATACCAATTACGGCAAGATCGAACCCATCGTGGGCCAGAGCTACTACATGTTTGAGTACATGCGTATCTGGTGGCCCAATCAGGACTATTTTGATTTCACGCGCAGCAGCATCGGCTACCGCTTCACTTCGGAAACCGGCCAGCCGGTTACAGATATGAACACCGGCGAATACTTGCGCCGCGTAGCCATCCGCCTGTGGGAATATGTTGGCGACGCGCAAATGCGCCAAAGCCTGTGGAATATCTGGCTCAATAGCGACTTCACCAGTTACCTCGAAGGCAAGGGCCAGAACCCCAGCCTTGAAGCCTGGTCGCCCGGGCGCACCATGCGCGTCTACATCCGCAAGGATGTGGCCGCCCAGATCTGGGACTATGGCGTGCAGGGCGTGACCAGCGAAGATGTGCTGGCCGACCCGTACGAAGGCAAGGGCCGTGCCCTGGCTCCGCAGTTCACCATCGGCGGTTTCGGCAGCGAGCCGGGGCAATTCATTGCCCCGCGCAACGCCGCCGTGGCGCCGGATGGCACGCTGTACGTGGCCGACACCGGCAACCACCGCATCCAGCGCCTGGCGCCGGATGGCAGCGTGCTCAGCGTCTGGGGCAGCTTTGGCGATGTAGCCAGCGGCAACCTGGACGGCGGCGTCTTCAATGAGCCTTGGTCGGTAGCCGTCTCGCCGGACGGACAGTCAGTGTATGTGGCCGACACCTGGAACCATCGCCTCCAGCAGTTCACCGCTGATGGCCAATTTGTGCGCACGTGGGGCTACTTCGGGCAGGATGAGAGCGCTGGCGCCCTGTGGGGCCCGCGGGATGTCATCGTGCTCTCAGACGGCAACGTGGTCGTGACCGACACGGGCAACAAGCGCCTGCGCATGTACGATGCGCAGGGCAACCATGTGGCCGACTATGGCGAGTTCGGTTTTGAGCCCGGCCAGTTTGATGAGCCCGTGGGTCTGGCTTATGATGCCGCTCTGGAGCGCGTATATGTGGCCGACACCTGGAACCAGCGCGTACAAGTGCTGGAGTATCGTGATGGCCGCTTTATCCCGATCACCCAATGGGAAATCGCCGGCTGGTATGGCCAATCCTTGACCAACAAGCCCTACCTCAGCGTGGGCAAGGGCAGCCAGGTCTTCATTGCTGACCCGGAAGCAGGCCGCGTGTTGGTTTACAACTCGGATGGCACGCTGGCTTACTTCTTCGGCGGCTATGACCAGGAGGCCGCCAACATTCTGGTAGCCCAAGGCGCAGCGGCCGACCCCAACGGCGGGGTCTGGGTGGTCGACAGCCAGAACGCCACCATCATGTGGTTTCCTGAACAATAG
- a CDS encoding MFS transporter, with translation MFSNAIQRMRNIYNEFPRAFWPVVAVSFVDGIGRTLLFPFFALYVTQRFNIGATQAGLVLGTFSVFSLLGSMVGGALTDRIGRKKLIIAGLVLSALTTISLGLVAELRWMYVLAAISGIFGELAGPAHQAMIADILPERQRQEGFGILRVVANMTWIVGPSIGGLLAGFSFFYLFVADAIISCIVALLFFIYIAETKPKTNEAEAGEKFSKTFAGYFTVLRDLPYLAFILASILMGMVYIQMYGTLSIYLRDHHSIDPQGFGLLMTTSGVTVILFQFWVTRVIKLRPPFLMMALGTLFYVIGFSLFGIVAAYWLFMAAIIVITIGEMLVVPTASALAANFAPEAMRGRYMAVFSLVWALPAALGPAAAGYILDNYDPNLLWYGSGAVCMAAVLFFYYLHVRLGKRERFAPAQP, from the coding sequence ATGTTTTCCAACGCCATTCAACGCATGCGCAATATCTACAACGAGTTTCCGCGCGCCTTCTGGCCCGTGGTGGCCGTTTCCTTTGTGGATGGCATTGGCCGCACGCTGCTCTTCCCCTTCTTCGCGCTCTACGTGACCCAGCGCTTCAACATCGGCGCCACTCAGGCCGGTCTGGTACTGGGCACGTTCTCAGTCTTCTCGCTGCTCGGCTCCATGGTGGGCGGCGCGCTGACCGACCGCATTGGCCGCAAGAAGCTGATCATCGCCGGATTGGTGCTCAGCGCGCTCACGACGATTTCGCTGGGTCTGGTGGCCGAGCTGCGCTGGATGTATGTGCTGGCCGCCATCAGCGGCATCTTTGGCGAGCTGGCCGGCCCGGCCCACCAGGCCATGATCGCCGACATCCTGCCTGAGCGCCAACGCCAGGAAGGGTTTGGCATCCTGCGCGTGGTCGCCAACATGACCTGGATCGTAGGCCCCAGCATCGGTGGCTTGCTGGCCGGCTTCTCCTTCTTCTATCTGTTCGTTGCGGATGCCATCATCAGCTGCATCGTTGCGCTGCTGTTCTTCATTTATATTGCAGAAACCAAGCCCAAGACCAATGAGGCCGAGGCAGGCGAGAAGTTCAGCAAGACTTTTGCCGGCTACTTCACCGTTCTGCGCGACCTACCCTACTTGGCCTTCATCCTGGCTTCCATTCTCATGGGCATGGTCTACATCCAGATGTACGGCACGCTCTCGATCTACCTAAGAGACCACCACAGCATTGACCCGCAAGGTTTCGGCCTGCTGATGACCACCAGCGGCGTCACCGTGATTCTGTTCCAGTTCTGGGTGACGCGCGTCATCAAGCTGCGCCCGCCCTTCCTGATGATGGCATTGGGCACCCTCTTCTACGTCATCGGCTTCAGCCTGTTCGGCATTGTGGCCGCTTACTGGCTGTTCATGGCCGCCATCATCGTCATCACGATCGGCGAAATGCTGGTGGTGCCCACCGCTTCGGCTTTGGCGGCCAACTTCGCCCCCGAAGCCATGCGCGGTCGCTATATGGCCGTGTTTAGCCTGGTGTGGGCGCTGCCCGCCGCCCTCGGCCCGGCCGCGGCGGGCTACATTCTGGATAATTACGATCCGAACCTGCTGTGGTACGGCAGCGGCGCGGTGTGCATGGCTGCGGTGCTGTTCTTCTATTACCTGCATGTGCGCCTGGGCAAGCGAGAACGTTTCGCCCCCGCCCAGCCCTAA
- a CDS encoding pseudouridine synthase: protein MAEERLQKILARAGYGSRRAAEELIETGRVTVNGSVAAIGAKADALHDAIKVDGRRIAAAAAPVYYAVYKPRGVLSTTGGPEPRQKVTDLIPGGGQLHLVGRLDKDSEGLMLLTNDGDLTQRVSHPRYEQEKEYRVLVARKPDEEQLATWRRGVVLEDGTRTRPADVRIEHMYGKGAWLRVIMHEGHKRQIREIASQLALPVVKLIRVRIANLYVGNLKPGEWRLLNENEVRDLMAGEKPANRKPRPQKAASSKTAKPKAHRSGKPGKGPGSRKPATRKPGIALGRPRRGDAEQSSRPKSGGRSGSSRPSSRPSAGRKPSGRPSTSRGPSTGRRPNSGNRSNSGRRPASGRRRST from the coding sequence ATGGCTGAAGAGCGTCTACAAAAGATCCTAGCCCGCGCCGGCTACGGCTCACGCCGCGCCGCCGAGGAGTTAATCGAAACTGGCCGCGTGACCGTGAACGGCAGTGTGGCAGCCATCGGCGCCAAGGCCGATGCCCTCCATGACGCCATCAAGGTAGACGGCCGCCGCATTGCGGCCGCCGCGGCGCCGGTCTACTACGCCGTCTACAAACCGCGCGGCGTGCTTTCCACCACGGGCGGGCCGGAGCCGCGCCAAAAGGTGACCGATCTCATTCCGGGCGGCGGCCAGCTGCACCTGGTGGGCCGGCTCGACAAGGACAGCGAAGGCCTGATGCTGCTGACCAACGATGGTGATCTGACCCAACGCGTCAGTCACCCGCGCTACGAGCAGGAGAAGGAATACCGCGTGCTGGTGGCGCGCAAGCCAGATGAAGAGCAGCTGGCTACCTGGCGGCGCGGCGTAGTGCTGGAGGATGGCACTCGCACCCGCCCGGCCGATGTGCGTATTGAACACATGTATGGCAAAGGCGCCTGGCTACGCGTGATCATGCACGAGGGGCACAAGCGCCAGATCCGGGAGATCGCCAGCCAGCTGGCGCTGCCGGTGGTAAAGCTCATCCGTGTGCGCATTGCTAATTTATACGTTGGCAACCTCAAGCCCGGTGAATGGCGCCTGCTGAACGAGAATGAAGTGCGTGACCTGATGGCCGGCGAGAAGCCAGCGAACCGCAAACCGCGCCCGCAAAAAGCTGCCAGCAGCAAGACCGCCAAGCCGAAAGCCCATCGCAGCGGCAAGCCCGGCAAAGGCCCGGGCAGCCGCAAGCCCGCGACGCGCAAACCTGGAATTGCGCTGGGCCGCCCGCGCCGCGGTGACGCCGAACAAAGCTCGCGGCCGAAATCAGGCGGGCGCTCCGGCTCCAGCCGACCGAGCTCAAGGCCGAGCGCAGGACGCAAACCGAGCGGCCGCCCGAGTACCAGCCGCGGACCCAGCACTGGGCGCCGACCAAATTCTGGAAACCGGTCGAACTCTGGCCGCCGACCGGCTTCTGGTCGCCGACGCTCCACCTAA
- a CDS encoding enoyl-CoA hydratase/isomerase family protein — MSEPLVLIEHKAPLAIVRLNRPDKLNALSPEMLRALAEAMESMNADEQVRVIVLYGGERAFAAGADIEAMAKAGPVDIFVRNTRALWQRIWGIDKPVVAAVSGVAFGGGCELALGCDLIVAGQTARFAQPEIKLGIMPGAGGTQRLTRAIGPARAMEMVLTGEPLGAEAALQAGLVNRVVPDEQVLDAAIELAAVVAERPAVAVRLARQALRYGLERTLQEGMELERRNYLMAYDTQDQKEGMAAFLEKRKPEFKGK, encoded by the coding sequence ATGAGCGAACCCCTGGTATTGATCGAGCACAAGGCTCCCCTGGCCATCGTGCGCCTGAACCGGCCAGATAAGTTGAATGCGTTGAGCCCAGAGATGCTGCGCGCCCTGGCCGAGGCCATGGAAAGCATGAACGCTGATGAGCAGGTGCGCGTCATCGTGCTGTATGGCGGTGAACGCGCTTTTGCCGCCGGCGCAGATATCGAGGCCATGGCCAAAGCCGGCCCGGTGGATATTTTTGTGCGCAATACCCGCGCCTTATGGCAGCGCATCTGGGGTATTGATAAGCCCGTGGTGGCCGCCGTGAGTGGCGTCGCCTTTGGTGGTGGCTGCGAACTGGCCCTGGGCTGTGACCTCATCGTCGCTGGCCAGACGGCGCGCTTTGCGCAGCCCGAGATCAAGCTGGGCATCATGCCTGGCGCGGGCGGCACGCAGCGTTTGACGCGCGCCATCGGCCCGGCGCGGGCGATGGAGATGGTGCTGACTGGCGAGCCACTAGGAGCCGAGGCAGCCTTACAGGCTGGGCTGGTGAACCGCGTGGTGCCGGACGAGCAGGTGCTGGATGCGGCAATCGAGCTGGCAGCGGTGGTAGCCGAGCGCCCGGCGGTAGCCGTGCGCCTGGCCCGCCAGGCGCTGCGCTACGGCCTGGAGCGTACGCTGCAGGAGGGCATGGAGCTGGAGCGGCGCAACTATCTGATGGCCTACGACACGCAGGATCAAAAAGAGGGCATGGCTGCGTTTTTAGAGAAACGCAAGCCGGAGTTCAAAGGTAAGTAA